The Streptomyces fungicidicus nucleotide sequence GGGTCTCCCGGGCGGTCGTACGGCTGGGCTGAGCCGGATGTCCGGGGGCGGGGCCCGTCGGCGCCGTCTCGTAGTCTTGAGCCCGTGCAGGAACTCCACGACGCGCCCCTCGCCCCGCTGACCACCTTCCGGCTGGGCGGCCCCGCGACCCGGCTGATCACCGCGACCACCGACGACGAGGTGACCGCCGTCGTCCGCGAGGCCGACGACAGCGGCACGCCCCTGCTGATCATCGGCGGCGGCTCCAACCTGGTCATCGGCGACAAGGGCTTCGACGGGACCGCCCTCGTCGTCGCCACCAAGGGCGTCGCCCTGGACGGCACGCGGCTGGAGCTGGCGGCCGGCGAGGTGTGGACCGACGCCGTCGCCCGCACGGTCGAGGCGGGCCTCGCCGGCGTCGAGTGCCTCGCCGGCATCCCCGGCTCGGCCGGCGCCACCCCGATCCAGAACGTCGGGGCGTACGGCCAGGAGGTCGCCTCCACCATCACCGAGGTCGTCGCCTACGACCGCCGGGCCCGGGAGACCGTCACCCTGAGCAACGAGGAGTGCGCCTTCTCCTACCGCCACAGCCGCTTCAAGTCCGACCCCGAGCGCTATGTCGTGCTGCGCGTGCGCTTCGCCCTGGAGGACGCCGGCGGTCTGTCCGGTCCCGTCAGATACGCCGAGACGGCGCGGGTCCTCGGCGTCGCGCCGGGGGAGCGGGTACCGCTGGCCACGGCCCGCGAGACGGTGCTGGGTCTCCGGGCCGGCAAGGGCATGGTCCTGGACCCCGAGGACCACGACACCTGGTCGGCGGGCTCCTTCTTCACCAACCCCATCCTCGACGACGAGGCGTTCGCCGCCTTCCGCACGCGGGTGCGGGAGCGGCTCGGCGACGGCGCCGAGGCCCCCGCCTATCCCGCGGGCGAGGGGCGCACCAAGACCTCCGCGGCCTGGCTGATCGACAAGGCAGGCTTCGGCAAGGGCTACGGTCACGGCCCGGCGCGCATCTCCACCAAGCACACCCTCGCCCTCACCAACCGCGGGGACGCGACCACGGAGGACCTCCTGGCCCTCGCCCGCGAGGTCGTCGCCGGCGTACGGGAGGCCTTCGGCGTCACCCTGGTCAACGAACCGGTGACGGTGGGCGTGACCCTGTAGACACGCCCCACGCCCGTATCAAGCGGCCGGGGTCGTGAGCCAGGTGTCCACGCCCGACAGGAGTTTCGCCTTGGTGTCCTCCGGGGCCGCCGAGCCGCGTACCGACTGGCGGGCCAGTTCCGCCAGCTCCGCGTCCGTGAAGGCGTGGTGGGCGCGGGCGAACTCGTACTGGGCGGCCAGGCGGGAGCCGAAGAGGAGGGGGTCGTCCGCGCCCAGGGCGAGCGGGACGCCCGCCTCGAACAGGGTGCGCAGGGGGACGTCCTCGGGCTTCTCGTACACGCCCAGTGCCACGTTCGACGCCGGGCACACCTCGCACGTCACCTGACGGTCCGCCAGCCGCCGCAGCAGCCGCGGGTCGTCCGCCGCCCGCACCCCGTGCCCGATGCGGTGCGCCTCCAGGTCGTCCAGGCAGTCCCGCACCGAGGAGGGCCCCGCCAGCTCGCCGCCGTGCGGCGCGGACAGCAGCCCGCCGTCCCGCGCGATCGCGAACGCGCGGTCGAAGTCGCGGGCCATCCCGCGCCGCTCGTCGTTGGAGAGGCCGAAGCCCACGACTCCCCGGTCCGCGTACCGCACCGCCAGCCGGGCCAGCGTGCGCGCGTCCAGCGGGTGCTTCATCCGGTTGGCGGCCACCACCACCCGCATCCCGATCCCGGTGTCCCGGGCCGCCGAGTCCACCGCGTCCAGGATGATCTCCAGCGCCGGGATCAGCCCGCCCAGCCGGGGCGCGTACGACGTCGGGTCGACCTGGATCTCCAGCCAGCCGGATCCGTCCCGCACCTCCTCCTCCGCCGCCTCCCGGACCAGCCGCTGGATGTCCTCGGGCCGGCGCAGGCACGAGCGCGCCGCGTCGTACAGCCGCTGGAAGCGGAACCAGCCGCGCTCGTCCGTGGCGCGCAGTCTCGGCGGTTCCCCGCTGGTCAGCGCGTCGGTCAGCGCCTCGGGCAGCCGCACGCCGTACTTGTCGGCCAGCTCCAGCAGGGTGGTGGGCCGCATCGATCCGGTGAAGTGCAGGTGGAGATGGGCTTTCGGCAGTTCAGAGACATCACGTACACGCTCCATTCGAGGATCCTGCCGCACGCCCCGCCCGTCCCGGTAGCGCTTTCACCATTCGTGGTCTTGCTCGCACAAAGGAACAGGGGCGCCCGGACGGGTGTCCGGGCGCCCCTGAAGCGGAAGGAGGACGTCAGTCCCGCGCCTCCGCGAGCAGCTTCTGGATCCGGCTCACGCCCTCGACGAGGTCCTCGTCGCCCAGCGCGTACGACAGCCGCAGATAGCCGGGCGTGCCGAACGCCTCACCGGGCACCACCGCGACCTCGGCCTCCTCCAGGATGAGCGCCGCCAGCTCGACCGAGTCCTGCGGCCGCCTGCCCCGGATCTCCTTGCCGATCAGCGCCTTCACCGAGGGGTAGACGTAGAACGCGCCCTCGGGCTCCGGGCAGACCACGCCGTCGATCTCGTTGAGCATCCGCACGATGGTCTTCCGCCGGCGGTCGAAGGCCTCCCGCATCTTCGCGACCGCGTCCAGGTCACCGGAGACGGCGGCGAGGGCGGCCACCTGGGCGACGTTGGAGACGTTCGACGTGGCGTGCGACTGCAGGTTGGTCGCGGCCTTCACCACGTCCTTCGGGCCGATGATCCAGCCCACCCGCCAGCCCGTCATCGCGTACGTCTTCGCGACACCGTTGACCACGATGCACTTGTCGCGCAGCTCGGGCAGGAGCGCGGGCAGCGACACGGAGACGGCGTCGCCGTAGACCAGGTGCTCGTAGATCTCGTCCGTCATCACCCACAGGCCGTGCTCGGCGGCCCAGCGGCCGATCGCCTCGGTCTCGGCCTCGCCGTACACCGCGCCGGTCGGGTTCGAGGGGGAGACGAAGAGGACGACCTTCGTCTTCTCCGTGCGGGCCGCCTCCAGCTGCTCCACGCTCACCCGGTAGCCGGTCGTCTCGTCGGCGACGACCTCGACCGGGACACCGCCGGCCAGCCGGATCGACTCGGGGTACGTCGTCCAGTACGGCGCCGGGACGATGACCTCGTCGCCCGGGTCCAGGATCGCGGCGAAGGCCTGGTAGATGGCCTGCTTGCCGCCGTTGGTGACCAGGATCTGCGACGGGTCGACCTCGTAGCCGGAGTCGCGCAGCGTCTTGGCGGCGATCGCGTTCTTCAGCTCGGGCAGACCGCCGGCCGGCGTGTAGCGGTGGTACTTCGGGTTCTTGCAGGCCTCGATCGCGGCCTCGACGATGTAGTCCGGCGTCGGGAAGTCGGGCTCACCGGCGCCGAAGCCGATCACCGGTCGCCCGGCGGCCTTGAGGGCCTTGGCCTTGGCGTCCACGGCGAGGGTGGCGGACTCGGAGATCGCGCCGACTCGGGCGGAGACCCGGCGCTCGGTGGGAGGGGTTGCAGCGCTCATGGGGTCCATCGTTTCAGACCGGAAACCCACGCGGCACGGGGGTTTCACAGACTGAACAACACCGGGCAAACCCTTGAACACCAGTCCGGATCGAGCCCGCCGGGACCCCGCGGCCAGGACGATCTTCCGCCGATCTTCCGCCGGGACGGCCCTTCCCAGGCACTTTCTGTTCGACGCCCGGCCCCGGAACACGTACACTCTCCACTCGTTGGCCTTCAGCGGCCCGCACTCAACCGGTGCACACCAAGCACCCGGTCGGATGCGGTACGTTGGGGAACGCACAAAGGGTCGTAGCTCAATTGGTAGAGCACTGGTCTCCAAAACCAGCGGTTGGGGGTTCAAGTCCCTCCGGCCCTGCTACACACACCTTGCCAGGATGTGTGCGCATGTACGTACAGCAATGCACCGCCGTGCGGCTCAAACCGGGCGCGGCACGGCCACGACCCGGAATCAGGTGAGGACGAGTGACGGACGCCG carries:
- a CDS encoding UDP-N-acetylmuramate dehydrogenase; the encoded protein is MQELHDAPLAPLTTFRLGGPATRLITATTDDEVTAVVREADDSGTPLLIIGGGSNLVIGDKGFDGTALVVATKGVALDGTRLELAAGEVWTDAVARTVEAGLAGVECLAGIPGSAGATPIQNVGAYGQEVASTITEVVAYDRRARETVTLSNEECAFSYRHSRFKSDPERYVVLRVRFALEDAGGLSGPVRYAETARVLGVAPGERVPLATARETVLGLRAGKGMVLDPEDHDTWSAGSFFTNPILDDEAFAAFRTRVRERLGDGAEAPAYPAGEGRTKTSAAWLIDKAGFGKGYGHGPARISTKHTLALTNRGDATTEDLLALAREVVAGVREAFGVTLVNEPVTVGVTL
- a CDS encoding adenosine deaminase, which codes for MERVRDVSELPKAHLHLHFTGSMRPTTLLELADKYGVRLPEALTDALTSGEPPRLRATDERGWFRFQRLYDAARSCLRRPEDIQRLVREAAEEEVRDGSGWLEIQVDPTSYAPRLGGLIPALEIILDAVDSAARDTGIGMRVVVAANRMKHPLDARTLARLAVRYADRGVVGFGLSNDERRGMARDFDRAFAIARDGGLLSAPHGGELAGPSSVRDCLDDLEAHRIGHGVRAADDPRLLRRLADRQVTCEVCPASNVALGVYEKPEDVPLRTLFEAGVPLALGADDPLLFGSRLAAQYEFARAHHAFTDAELAELARQSVRGSAAPEDTKAKLLSGVDTWLTTPAA
- a CDS encoding pyridoxal phosphate-dependent aminotransferase, which gives rise to MSAATPPTERRVSARVGAISESATLAVDAKAKALKAAGRPVIGFGAGEPDFPTPDYIVEAAIEACKNPKYHRYTPAGGLPELKNAIAAKTLRDSGYEVDPSQILVTNGGKQAIYQAFAAILDPGDEVIVPAPYWTTYPESIRLAGGVPVEVVADETTGYRVSVEQLEAARTEKTKVVLFVSPSNPTGAVYGEAETEAIGRWAAEHGLWVMTDEIYEHLVYGDAVSVSLPALLPELRDKCIVVNGVAKTYAMTGWRVGWIIGPKDVVKAATNLQSHATSNVSNVAQVAALAAVSGDLDAVAKMREAFDRRRKTIVRMLNEIDGVVCPEPEGAFYVYPSVKALIGKEIRGRRPQDSVELAALILEEAEVAVVPGEAFGTPGYLRLSYALGDEDLVEGVSRIQKLLAEARD